The Ferroacidibacillus organovorans nucleotide sequence AACAAGTACAACGGGAGCGAACACCGTTTCACACGGTCACTTCTATGCTGCCGCAAAAAACATTTGAGGACTTTGACGTGCCGCTTTTTGTCAATCGCACGCGCGCGTCGCTCAAAATCGAAGATGGGTGCAACCATTTCTGTACATTTTGCATCATCCCGCACGCGCGCGGACTTGTGCGCAGCCGAAAACCTGAGAGTGTACTGCGCCAGGCGCGCCGGCTTGTCGACGCCGGGTACCTCGAAATTGTGCTGACAGGGATTCACACGGGAGGGTACGGCGAGGATCTGGACGGCTATACGCTCGCTCATCTGGTGGACGATCTGGCGCGCGTCAAGGGGCTTCGCCGCATCCGCATTTCCTCAATTGAAGCGAGTGAGATTACGGATGAGTTGATCGATGCGATCGGGCGCTCCGATCAGGTGTGCCGCCATCTACACATTCCGCTGCAGGCGGGGGATAGCGCGGTGCTAAAGCGGATGAACCGACACTATACGATCGAAGAATACGCGAACAAGCTCGAAAAGGTGCGCCGCGCGTTGCCAGAGTTGGCGGTAACAAGTGACATGATCGTCGGTTTCCCGGGCGAGACGGACGCAGCGTTTGAGCAGAGTCTTGCGTTTGTCACGGAGCAGGGGTTTGCCGAACTCCACGTGTTCCCTTACTCTCGCCGCAAAGGGACGCCTGCCGCGACATTTGCCGATCAGGTTCCAGACGAAGTGAAGGCAGAGCGTGTCGCGCGCATGATGGAGGTCTCAGATGCGCTGCGGCTTTCATACGCGCGACAGTTTGTGGGAAGATCGCTTGAGGTGATTCCTGAGGAGCGCGTGGAAACGCCACAGGGTAGTATGCTGATTGGACACGCGGACAACTATATGCGCGTCGCGTTTCCGGGAGATGATCGTCAACTGGGATCGCTCGCGGAGGTCATCGTGAGCGAGGCAGGGCTTGAGCATTCTTATGGGCAGTTGTCGCGCACCCTGATTGAGCGGCCTGCAGCGCTTGACGCGGAGGATGAACAGGTGCAGGCGGTCGCGGATCGTGAGGAAGGGACATTTGCACAGGCACAATAATGCTGGCGCAACAGGAGAATGTGCGAATGACGCGTGGGCTTATGCCTTGAAAACGGGGGTATTGAGGATGGAAACAAAACGCGCGGTAAAGCGCGTCGATGTGGCGGGCGGTTTGATGTATCGCTATCGCGACGGCGTGCCAGAGGTGCTCTTGATTGATGATCGGTTCGGGCATGTCGCGCTTCCCAAAGGGCATGCAGAGCCGGGAGAATTGCTAGAGGAGACGGCGCTGCGCGAGGTGCTTGAAGAAACAGGCATGCGCGGGCGCGTCGTGACGCCGCTTGCAACGATTTCTTATCGGGCGCAGACAAGCGGTGAGTGGGTTGAAAAAGATGCACACTACTACTTGCTTGAGGCAAGGTCAGGCGCGATCACACCCCAAGAAGAAGAGATTCAAGGCGCACGGTTTGTCACGCTTGAAGAAGCAGAGGCTCTGATGCTTGAAAAAGGGTATGAAAACAATCGAGAACTCGTCGCCCGCGGCATTGCGCTGCTTCGCGCCAAGGGGGAGACACTCACGAGTCTTGCCGACTGTATCGATCACACGCTGCTTTCGCCGCAAGCGACGCCGAGTGAGGTGGATCGGCTCTGTCGCGAGGCACTATGTTATGAATTTAAGAGCGTTTGTGTCAATCCGCTGTATGTTCGCGCGTGCCGGCAAAAGCTTGCAGGATCGGTCGTCGAGGTGTGCACGGTGATCGGCTTTCCACTCGGCGCCACAGGCCTTGAAAATAAAGTGGCGGAGGCGCGCCAGGCATTACTTGACGGTGCGACAGAGCTTGATATGGTGGTGGCGATTGGGCTTTTGAAGGCGGGGCACACGGATGCTGTGCTGGAAGAGATTCGCGCGGTCGTCGATGCTGCAAAAGGACGCGCAATCGTGAAGGTAATCCTTGAGACGCCGCTGCTTTCGCCTGAACAACAGCAGCTCGGGGCAGAACTCTGTAAGCAGGCGGGTGCGGATTTTGTCAAGACGTGTACCG carries:
- the mtaB gene encoding tRNA (N(6)-L-threonylcarbamoyladenosine(37)-C(2))-methylthiotransferase MtaB — translated: MQKQRVAFHTLGCKVNFYDTESLWQMFERAGYEQVDFHDEADVYLINTCTVTHEGDRKSRQMIRRAVRQNPDATVVVTGCYAQMAPGEVLGISGVDLVVGNQHRDQLLPWIEQVQRERTPFHTVTSMLPQKTFEDFDVPLFVNRTRASLKIEDGCNHFCTFCIIPHARGLVRSRKPESVLRQARRLVDAGYLEIVLTGIHTGGYGEDLDGYTLAHLVDDLARVKGLRRIRISSIEASEITDELIDAIGRSDQVCRHLHIPLQAGDSAVLKRMNRHYTIEEYANKLEKVRRALPELAVTSDMIVGFPGETDAAFEQSLAFVTEQGFAELHVFPYSRRKGTPAATFADQVPDEVKAERVARMMEVSDALRLSYARQFVGRSLEVIPEERVETPQGSMLIGHADNYMRVAFPGDDRQLGSLAEVIVSEAGLEHSYGQLSRTLIERPAALDAEDEQVQAVADREEGTFAQAQ
- the deoC gene encoding deoxyribose-phosphate aldolase — translated: METKRAVKRVDVAGGLMYRYRDGVPEVLLIDDRFGHVALPKGHAEPGELLEETALREVLEETGMRGRVVTPLATISYRAQTSGEWVEKDAHYYLLEARSGAITPQEEEIQGARFVTLEEAEALMLEKGYENNRELVARGIALLRAKGETLTSLADCIDHTLLSPQATPSEVDRLCREALCYEFKSVCVNPLYVRACRQKLAGSVVEVCTVIGFPLGATGLENKVAEARQALLDGATELDMVVAIGLLKAGHTDAVLEEIRAVVDAAKGRAIVKVILETPLLSPEQQQLGAELCKQAGADFVKTCTGFAGGATVEAVELLRRTVGSELLVKASGGIRDRATAMKMIEAGASRIGASAGPALCREPLAN